A region of Lagenorhynchus albirostris chromosome 20, mLagAlb1.1, whole genome shotgun sequence DNA encodes the following proteins:
- the MINK1 gene encoding misshapen-like kinase 1 isoform X8, whose product MGDPAPARSLDDIDLSALRDPAGIFELVEVVGNGTYGQVYKGRHVKTGQLAAIKVMDVTEDEEEEIKQEINMLKKYSHHRNIATYYGAFIKKSPPGNDDQLWLVMEFCGAGSVTDLVKNTKGNALKEDCIAYICREILRGLAHLHAHKVIHRDIKGQNVLLTENAEVKLVDFGVSAQLDRTVGRRNTFIGTPYWMAPEVIACDENPDATYDYRSDIWSLGITAIEMAEGAPPLCDMHPMRALFLIPRNPPPRLKSKKWSKKFIDFIDTCLIKTYLSRPPTEQLLKFPFIRDQPTERQVRIQLKDHIDRSRKKRGEKEETEYEYSGSEEEDDSHGEEGEPSSIMNVPGESTLRREFLRLQQENKSNSEALKQQQQLQQQQQRDPEAHIKHLLHQRQRRIEEQKEERRRVEEQQRREREQRKLQEKEQQRRREDMQALRREEERRQAEREQEYIRHRLEEEQRQLEILQQQLLQEQALLLEYKRKQLEEQRQSERLQRQLQQEHAYLKSLQQQQQQILPGDRKPLYHYGRGINPADKPAWAREVEERTRMNKQQNSPLAKTKPGSTGPEPPVPQASPGPPGPLSQTPPMQRPVEPQEGPHKSLVAHRVPLKPYAAPVPRSQSLQDQPTRNLAAFPASHDPDPAVPAPTATPSARGGVVRQNSDPTSEGPGPSPNPPAWVRPDNEAPPKVPQRTSSIATALNTSGAGGSRPAQAVRASNPDLRRSDPGWERSDSVLPASHGHLPQAGSLERNRVGASKLDSSPVLSPGSKAKPDDHRSRPGRPADFVLLKERTLDEAPRPPKKAMDYSSSSEEVESSEDDEEESNGEPSEGSRDTPGGRSDGDTDSVSTMVVHDVEEIAGTQTPYGGGTMVVQRTPEEERSLLHADSNGYTNLPDVVQPSHSPTESSKGQSPPLKDGGSDYQSRGLVKAPGKSSFTMFVDLGIYQPGGSGDTIPITALVGGEGSRLDQLQYDVRKGSVVNVNPTNTRAHSETPEIRKYKKRFNSEILCAALWGVNLLVGTENGLMLLDRSGQGKVYGLIGRRRFQQMDVLEGLNLLITISGKRNKLRVYYLSWLRNKILHNDPEVEKKQGWTTVGDMEGCGHYRVVKYERIKFLVIALKNSVEVYAWAPKPYHKFMAFKSFADLPHRPLLVDLTVEEGQRLKVIYGSSAGFHAVDVDSGNSYDIYIPVHVSLAGLRTDWGHQSVPQTWGLQPTFSSQIQSQITPHAIIFLPNTDGMEMLLCYEDEGVYVNTYGRIIKDVVLQWGEMPTSVAYICSNQIMGWGEKAIEIRSVETGHLDGVFMHKRAQRLKFLCERNDKVFFASVRSGGSSQVYFMTLNRNCIMNW is encoded by the exons gaCCCTGCTGGAATCTTTGAGCTGGTGGAGGTGGTCGGCAATGGAACCTACGGGCAGGTGTACAAG GGTCGGCATGTCAAGACCGGGCAGCTGGCTGCCATCAAGGTCATGGATGTCACGGAG GATGAGGAGGAAGAGATCAAGCAGGAGATCAACATGTTGAAAAAATACTCTCACCACCGCAACATCGCCACCTACTACGGGGCCTTCATCAAGAAGAGCCCCCCTGGGAACGACGACCAGCTCTGG CTGGTGATGGAGTTCTGTGGTGCTGGTTCTGTGACAGACCTGGTGAAGAACACGAAAGGGAACGCCCTGAAGGAGGACTGTATCGCCTACATCTGCAGGGAGATTCTCCGG ggtCTGGCCCATCTCCACGCCCACAAGGTGATCCACCGAGACATCAAGGGGCAGAATGTGCTACTGACAGAGAATGCCGAGGTCAAGCTAG TGGATTTCGGGGTGAGCGCGCAGCTGGACCGCACCGTGGGCAGGCGGAACACTTTCATCGGGACCCCCTACTGGATGGCCCCCGAGGTCATCGCTTGCGATGAGAACCCTGATGCCACCTACGATTACAGG AGTGACATTTGGTCTTTAGGAATCACAGCCATCGAGATGGCAGAGGGAGCCCCCC CTCTGTGTGACATGCACCCCATGCGAGCCCTCTTCCTCATCCCCCGGAACCCGCCACCCAGGCTCAAGTCCAAGAAATG GTCTAAGAAGTTCATCGACTTCATTGACACGTGTCTCATCAAGACTTACCTGAGCCGCCCACCGACGGAGCAGCTGCTCAAGTTCCCGTTCATCCGCGACCAGCCCACCGAGCGGCAGGTCCGCATCCAGCTCAAGGACCACATCGACCGATCCCGGAAGAAACGAGGCGAGAAAG AGGAGACAGAATATGAGTACAGTGGCAGCGAAGAGGAAGACGACAGCcatggagaggaaggagagccAAG CTCCATCATGAATGTGCCGGGGGAGTCGACCCTCCGCCGGGAATTCCTCCGGCTCCAGCAGGAGAACAAGAGCAACTCTGAGGCtttaaagcagcagcagcagctgcagcagcagcaacagcgaGACCCAGAGGCGCACATCAAGCACCTGCTGCACCAGCGGCAGCGACGCATAGAGGAGCAGAAGGAAGAGCGGCGGCGGGttgaggag CAACAGCGGCGGGAGCGGGAGCAGCGGAAGCTGCAGGAGAAGGAGCAGCAGCGGCGGCGCGAGGACATGCAGGCCCTGCGGCGGGAGGAGGAGAGGCGGCAGGCCGAGCGGGAGCAG gAGTATATCCGTCACAGGCTAGAGGAGGAGCAGCGACAGCTCGAGATCCTTCAGCAACAGCTGCTCCAGGAACAGGCCCTACTGCTG GAATACAAGAGGAAGCAGCTGGAGGAGCAGCGGCAGTCGGAGCGCCTGCAGAGGCAGCTGCAGCAGGAGCACGCCTACCTCAAGTCCctgcagcagcaacagcagcagatcCTGCCCGGGGACAGGAAGCCCCTGTATCATTACGGTCGGGGCATTAACCCTGCTGACAAACCGGCCTGGGCCCGAGAG GTAGAAGAGAGAACGAGGATGAACAAGCAGCAGAACTCTCCCTTGGCCAAGACCAAGCCAGGCAGCACAGGGCCTGAGCCCCCCgtcccccaggcctcccctgggCCCCCAGGACCCCTTTCCCAAACTCCTCCTATGCAGAGGCCGGTGGAGCCCCAGGAGGGACCACACAAG AGCCTGGTGGCACACCGGGTCCCACTGAAGCCATATGCAGCGCCTGTACCCCGATCCCAGTCCCTGCAGGACCAGCCCACCCGAAACCTGGCTGCCTTCCCAGCCTCACATGACCCCGACCCCGCCGTGCCCGCACCCACTGCCACGCCTAGTGCCCGAGGAGGCGTCGTCCGCCAGAACTCAGACCCCACTTCCGAAGGGCCTGGCCCCAGCCCGAACCCCCCAGCCTGGGTCCGGCCTGATAATGAGGCCCCTCCCAAG gTGCCTCAGAGGACCTCATCTATCGCCACTGCCCTTAACACCAGTGGGGCTGGAGGGTCCCGGCCAGCCCAGGCTGTCCGTGCCAG TAATCCTGACCTCAGGAGGAGCGACCCTGGCTGGGAGCGCTCGGACAGCGTCCTCCCCGCCTCTCACGGGCACCTCCCCCAGGCTGGCTCACTGGAGCGGAACCGGGTGGGAG CCTCCAAACTGGACAGCTCCCCCGTGCTCTCCCCTGGGAGCAAAGCCAAGCCCGATGACCACCGCTCGCGGCCAGGCCGGCCCGCA GATTTTGTGTTGCTGAAAGAGCGGACCCTGGACGAGGCCCCCCGGCCTCCCAAGAAGGCCATGGACTACTCGTCGTCCAGCGAGGAGGTGGAGAGCAGCGAGGACGACGAGGAGGAGAGCAACGGCGAACCGTCGGAGGGGAGCAGAGATACCCCTGGGGGCCG CAGCGATGGAGACACAGACAGTGTCAGCACCATGGTGGTCCATGACGTGGAGGAGATAGCCGGGACCCAGACCCCCTATGGGGGTGGCACCATGGTGGTCCAGCGC ACCCCTGAAGAGGAGCGAAGCCTGCTGCATGCTGATAGCAACGGTTACACGAACCTGCCAGATGTGGTCCAGCCCAGCCACTCGCCCACCGAGAGCAGCAAAGGTCAAAGCCCCCCCTTGAAGGATGGAGGCAGTGAT TACCAGTCTCGTGGGCTGGTAAAGGCCCCTGGCAAGAGCTCGTTCACGATGTTTGTGGACCTGGGGATCTACCAGCCTGGAGGCAGTGGGGACACCATCCCCATCACAG CCCTGGTGGGTGGAGAGGGCAGTCGGCTCGATCAGCTGCAGTATGACGTGAGGAAAGGCTCTGTGGTCAACGTGAACCCCACCAACACCCGGGCCCACAGCGAAACCCCCGAGATTCGGAAGTACAAGAAGCGGTTCAATTCCGAGATCCTCTGTGCGGCCCTTTGGG GGGTCAACCTGCTGGTGGGCACGGAGAACGGGCTGATGTTGCTGGACCGAAGTGGGCAGGGCAAGGTGTATGGACTCATCGGGCGGCGACGCTTCCAGCAAATGGATGTGCTGGAGGGACTCAACTTGCTCATCACCATCTCAG ggaaaaggaacaaactgCGGGTATATTATTTGTCCTGGCTCCGGAACAAGATCCTGCACAATGACCCAGAAGTGGAGAAGAAGCAGGGCTGGACCACTGTGGGGGACATGGAGGGCTGCGGGCACTACCGTGTTG TGAAATATGAACGCATCAAATTCCTGGTCATCGCCCTGAAGAACTCTGTGGAGGTGTATGCTTGGGCCCCCAAACCTTACCACAAATTCATGGCTTTCAAG TCCTTTGCTGACCTCCCACACCGCCCTTTGCTGGTGGACCTGACGGTAGAGGAGGGACAGAGGCTCAAGGTCATCTATGGCTCCAGCGCCGGCTTCCATGCTGTGGATGTCGACTCGGGGAACAGCTATGACATCTACATCCCTGTGCACGTAAGCTTGGCAGGGCTGCGGACAGACTGGGGCCACCAGTCTGTGCCCCAGACTTGGGGCCTCCAGCCCACCTTCTCCTCCCAGATCCAGAGCCAGATCACGCCCCACGccatcatcttcctccccaacacGGATGGCATGGAGATGCTGCTGTGCTACGAGGATGAGGGCGTCTATGTCAACACGTATGGGCGGATCATTAAGGACGTGGTGCTGCAGTGGGGAGAGATGCCCACCTCTGTGG CCTATATCTGCTCCAACCAGATCATGGGCTGGGGTGAGAAAGCCATTGAGATCCGCTCCGTGGAGACGGGCCACCTAGACGGGGTCTTCATGCACAAACGAGCCCAGAGGCTCAAGTTCCTGTGTGAGCGGAATGACAAG GTGTTTTTTGCCTCAGTCCGCTCCGGGGGCAGCAGCCAAGTTTACTTCATGACCCTGAACCGTAACTGCATCATGAACTGGTGA
- the MINK1 gene encoding misshapen-like kinase 1 isoform X14, which yields MGDPAPARSLDDIDLSALRDPAGIFELVEVVGNGTYGQVYKGRHVKTGQLAAIKVMDVTEDEEEEIKQEINMLKKYSHHRNIATYYGAFIKKSPPGNDDQLWLVMEFCGAGSVTDLVKNTKGNALKEDCIAYICREILRGLAHLHAHKVIHRDIKGQNVLLTENAEVKLVDFGVSAQLDRTVGRRNTFIGTPYWMAPEVIACDENPDATYDYRSDIWSLGITAIEMAEGAPPLCDMHPMRALFLIPRNPPPRLKSKKWSKKFIDFIDTCLIKTYLSRPPTEQLLKFPFIRDQPTERQVRIQLKDHIDRSRKKRGEKEETEYEYSGSEEEDDSHGEEGEPSSIMNVPGESTLRREFLRLQQENKSNSEALKQQQQLQQQQQRDPEAHIKHLLHQRQRRIEEQKEERRRVEEQQRREREQRKLQEKEQQRRREDMQALRREEERRQAEREQEYKRKQLEEQRQSERLQRQLQQEHAYLKSLQQQQQQILPGDRKPLYHYGRGINPADKPAWAREVEERTRMNKQQNSPLAKTKPGSTGPEPPVPQASPGPPGPLSQTPPMQRPVEPQEGPHKSLVAHRVPLKPYAAPVPRSQSLQDQPTRNLAAFPASHDPDPAVPAPTATPSARGGVVRQNSDPTSEGPGPSPNPPAWVRPDNEAPPKVPQRTSSIATALNTSGAGGSRPAQAVRARPRSNSAWQIYLQRRAERGNPKPPGPPAQPPGPPNACSNPDLRRSDPGWERSDSVLPASHGHLPQAGSLERNRVGASKLDSSPVLSPGSKAKPDDHRSRPGRPADFVLLKERTLDEAPRPPKKAMDYSSSSEEVESSEDDEEESNGEPSEGSRDTPGGRDGDTDSVSTMVVHDVEEIAGTQTPYGGGTMVVQRTPEEERSLLHADSNGYTNLPDVVQPSHSPTESSKGQSPPLKDGGSDYQSRGLVKAPGKSSFTMFVDLGIYQPGGSGDTIPITALVGGEGSRLDQLQYDVRKGSVVNVNPTNTRAHSETPEIRKYKKRFNSEILCAALWGVNLLVGTENGLMLLDRSGQGKVYGLIGRRRFQQMDVLEGLNLLITISGKRNKLRVYYLSWLRNKILHNDPEVEKKQGWTTVGDMEGCGHYRVVKYERIKFLVIALKNSVEVYAWAPKPYHKFMAFKSFADLPHRPLLVDLTVEEGQRLKVIYGSSAGFHAVDVDSGNSYDIYIPVHIQSQITPHAIIFLPNTDGMEMLLCYEDEGVYVNTYGRIIKDVVLQWGEMPTSVAYICSNQIMGWGEKAIEIRSVETGHLDGVFMHKRAQRLKFLCERNDKVFFASVRSGGSSQVYFMTLNRNCIMNW from the exons gaCCCTGCTGGAATCTTTGAGCTGGTGGAGGTGGTCGGCAATGGAACCTACGGGCAGGTGTACAAG GGTCGGCATGTCAAGACCGGGCAGCTGGCTGCCATCAAGGTCATGGATGTCACGGAG GATGAGGAGGAAGAGATCAAGCAGGAGATCAACATGTTGAAAAAATACTCTCACCACCGCAACATCGCCACCTACTACGGGGCCTTCATCAAGAAGAGCCCCCCTGGGAACGACGACCAGCTCTGG CTGGTGATGGAGTTCTGTGGTGCTGGTTCTGTGACAGACCTGGTGAAGAACACGAAAGGGAACGCCCTGAAGGAGGACTGTATCGCCTACATCTGCAGGGAGATTCTCCGG ggtCTGGCCCATCTCCACGCCCACAAGGTGATCCACCGAGACATCAAGGGGCAGAATGTGCTACTGACAGAGAATGCCGAGGTCAAGCTAG TGGATTTCGGGGTGAGCGCGCAGCTGGACCGCACCGTGGGCAGGCGGAACACTTTCATCGGGACCCCCTACTGGATGGCCCCCGAGGTCATCGCTTGCGATGAGAACCCTGATGCCACCTACGATTACAGG AGTGACATTTGGTCTTTAGGAATCACAGCCATCGAGATGGCAGAGGGAGCCCCCC CTCTGTGTGACATGCACCCCATGCGAGCCCTCTTCCTCATCCCCCGGAACCCGCCACCCAGGCTCAAGTCCAAGAAATG GTCTAAGAAGTTCATCGACTTCATTGACACGTGTCTCATCAAGACTTACCTGAGCCGCCCACCGACGGAGCAGCTGCTCAAGTTCCCGTTCATCCGCGACCAGCCCACCGAGCGGCAGGTCCGCATCCAGCTCAAGGACCACATCGACCGATCCCGGAAGAAACGAGGCGAGAAAG AGGAGACAGAATATGAGTACAGTGGCAGCGAAGAGGAAGACGACAGCcatggagaggaaggagagccAAG CTCCATCATGAATGTGCCGGGGGAGTCGACCCTCCGCCGGGAATTCCTCCGGCTCCAGCAGGAGAACAAGAGCAACTCTGAGGCtttaaagcagcagcagcagctgcagcagcagcaacagcgaGACCCAGAGGCGCACATCAAGCACCTGCTGCACCAGCGGCAGCGACGCATAGAGGAGCAGAAGGAAGAGCGGCGGCGGGttgaggag CAACAGCGGCGGGAGCGGGAGCAGCGGAAGCTGCAGGAGAAGGAGCAGCAGCGGCGGCGCGAGGACATGCAGGCCCTGCGGCGGGAGGAGGAGAGGCGGCAGGCCGAGCGGGAGCAG GAATACAAGAGGAAGCAGCTGGAGGAGCAGCGGCAGTCGGAGCGCCTGCAGAGGCAGCTGCAGCAGGAGCACGCCTACCTCAAGTCCctgcagcagcaacagcagcagatcCTGCCCGGGGACAGGAAGCCCCTGTATCATTACGGTCGGGGCATTAACCCTGCTGACAAACCGGCCTGGGCCCGAGAG GTAGAAGAGAGAACGAGGATGAACAAGCAGCAGAACTCTCCCTTGGCCAAGACCAAGCCAGGCAGCACAGGGCCTGAGCCCCCCgtcccccaggcctcccctgggCCCCCAGGACCCCTTTCCCAAACTCCTCCTATGCAGAGGCCGGTGGAGCCCCAGGAGGGACCACACAAG AGCCTGGTGGCACACCGGGTCCCACTGAAGCCATATGCAGCGCCTGTACCCCGATCCCAGTCCCTGCAGGACCAGCCCACCCGAAACCTGGCTGCCTTCCCAGCCTCACATGACCCCGACCCCGCCGTGCCCGCACCCACTGCCACGCCTAGTGCCCGAGGAGGCGTCGTCCGCCAGAACTCAGACCCCACTTCCGAAGGGCCTGGCCCCAGCCCGAACCCCCCAGCCTGGGTCCGGCCTGATAATGAGGCCCCTCCCAAG gTGCCTCAGAGGACCTCATCTATCGCCACTGCCCTTAACACCAGTGGGGCTGGAGGGTCCCGGCCAGCCCAGGCTGTCCGTGCCAG ACCTCGCAGCAACTCCGCCTGGCAAATCTATCTGCAAAGGCGGGCAGAGCGGGGCAACCCCAAGCCTCCAGGGCCCCCTGCTCAGCCCCCTGGCCCGCCCAACGCTTGTAG TAATCCTGACCTCAGGAGGAGCGACCCTGGCTGGGAGCGCTCGGACAGCGTCCTCCCCGCCTCTCACGGGCACCTCCCCCAGGCTGGCTCACTGGAGCGGAACCGGGTGGGAG CCTCCAAACTGGACAGCTCCCCCGTGCTCTCCCCTGGGAGCAAAGCCAAGCCCGATGACCACCGCTCGCGGCCAGGCCGGCCCGCA GATTTTGTGTTGCTGAAAGAGCGGACCCTGGACGAGGCCCCCCGGCCTCCCAAGAAGGCCATGGACTACTCGTCGTCCAGCGAGGAGGTGGAGAGCAGCGAGGACGACGAGGAGGAGAGCAACGGCGAACCGTCGGAGGGGAGCAGAGATACCCCTGGGGGCCG CGATGGAGACACAGACAGTGTCAGCACCATGGTGGTCCATGACGTGGAGGAGATAGCCGGGACCCAGACCCCCTATGGGGGTGGCACCATGGTGGTCCAGCGC ACCCCTGAAGAGGAGCGAAGCCTGCTGCATGCTGATAGCAACGGTTACACGAACCTGCCAGATGTGGTCCAGCCCAGCCACTCGCCCACCGAGAGCAGCAAAGGTCAAAGCCCCCCCTTGAAGGATGGAGGCAGTGAT TACCAGTCTCGTGGGCTGGTAAAGGCCCCTGGCAAGAGCTCGTTCACGATGTTTGTGGACCTGGGGATCTACCAGCCTGGAGGCAGTGGGGACACCATCCCCATCACAG CCCTGGTGGGTGGAGAGGGCAGTCGGCTCGATCAGCTGCAGTATGACGTGAGGAAAGGCTCTGTGGTCAACGTGAACCCCACCAACACCCGGGCCCACAGCGAAACCCCCGAGATTCGGAAGTACAAGAAGCGGTTCAATTCCGAGATCCTCTGTGCGGCCCTTTGGG GGGTCAACCTGCTGGTGGGCACGGAGAACGGGCTGATGTTGCTGGACCGAAGTGGGCAGGGCAAGGTGTATGGACTCATCGGGCGGCGACGCTTCCAGCAAATGGATGTGCTGGAGGGACTCAACTTGCTCATCACCATCTCAG ggaaaaggaacaaactgCGGGTATATTATTTGTCCTGGCTCCGGAACAAGATCCTGCACAATGACCCAGAAGTGGAGAAGAAGCAGGGCTGGACCACTGTGGGGGACATGGAGGGCTGCGGGCACTACCGTGTTG TGAAATATGAACGCATCAAATTCCTGGTCATCGCCCTGAAGAACTCTGTGGAGGTGTATGCTTGGGCCCCCAAACCTTACCACAAATTCATGGCTTTCAAG TCCTTTGCTGACCTCCCACACCGCCCTTTGCTGGTGGACCTGACGGTAGAGGAGGGACAGAGGCTCAAGGTCATCTATGGCTCCAGCGCCGGCTTCCATGCTGTGGATGTCGACTCGGGGAACAGCTATGACATCTACATCCCTGTGCAC ATCCAGAGCCAGATCACGCCCCACGccatcatcttcctccccaacacGGATGGCATGGAGATGCTGCTGTGCTACGAGGATGAGGGCGTCTATGTCAACACGTATGGGCGGATCATTAAGGACGTGGTGCTGCAGTGGGGAGAGATGCCCACCTCTGTGG CCTATATCTGCTCCAACCAGATCATGGGCTGGGGTGAGAAAGCCATTGAGATCCGCTCCGTGGAGACGGGCCACCTAGACGGGGTCTTCATGCACAAACGAGCCCAGAGGCTCAAGTTCCTGTGTGAGCGGAATGACAAG GTGTTTTTTGCCTCAGTCCGCTCCGGGGGCAGCAGCCAAGTTTACTTCATGACCCTGAACCGTAACTGCATCATGAACTGGTGA